TAGCGCATGGCCGGAAATTCTTGGGGACTGAACTCCTGCTCCATTTCAAACTGCTTGAGTTCATCTCGGGAAAAGACTACCAAACGCTTTACATCTGGATAGCGTTCCAGAACAGTTCTAACAAAAGCTTTGCCAAATGAGCCTGTACCACCGGTGATTAATATGGATTTGTTGTTGAGCATGTTCTTAATATGTTAAAATGTTAAAAGTACTGCGTAAGGTCAAAAGTGCTAGTTAAAAGTGCGAAGGTTAAAGGTGCTAAAGCAAGGTAAAAAGTACTTCGTAACGTTACCGAAAGTATAATGTTCTTGACTTTCCCACTTTTAACTTTTTACCTTCCCACCTTCCTTCCTCCTGAGCGTAGCCATCAAACTTGAAATTCTTTTGGAAAGCACCTCATATTCTGAAATCAGCCTCATGCCGGTATCTTTGTCAATATGCCCCACGTCCTGGGCCAAGTACAGCATGCTCCTGGTCTCGCCGCTGGAGCCCTTGGCGATATCCAGGAAGCGGCGGAATTCGGCTCTGGACCGTCGCTCAAAACCTTCTGCTATGTTGTTCATAACAGATACTGAGGCGTCCTGAATCTGGTTTCGAAATCCAAAGTCCCTGCAATCTTTGAACTGTAAATAAATCTCAACTGCCAAACGTCTGGCCTCTTGCCATATTTCAAGATCTTCAAAGCGTTTGGCAAACTCTCCCATTTCTTGCCTCTTCTCTTCCTGCCTTTTAGTTCCCTACCTGCGCACTTTTAACCTTCATACATTTTACTTTGGTACCTTTTACCTTCCAACTATCACTCATTCACCACCGCCATCCTCCTGAACTCCTGGTTTGATTCCAACAACTCATCATAAGTTCCCTGTGCTACAAGATGGCCATGTTCAAGCACAAAAATCTGGTCGCATTTTTCTACTGTGCTCAATCTGTGAGCGATGAGGATAATGGTTTTGGCCTTGCCCAGATTATGTACGGCCTGCATTACTGCTTTTTCCGTAAGGTTGTCCAGAGCGGATGTGGCTTCATCAAAGATGAGCACTGCCGGGTCATGGTACAGGGCCCGGGCAATACCGATGCGCTGGCGCTGACCTCCGGACAGGCGCACACCGCGCTCGCCCACTAAGGTATTGTAGCCTTTGGAAAGCTCTGTGGTTACAAACTCGTGCAGCTCAGCTATTTTTGCTGCTTTTTCCACTGCCTGCATATCAATTTCTTGAGGCGGAATGCCAAAGGCAATGTTAGCGGCTACAGTATCGTCAGCCAGGTAGATATGTTGGGGGACGTAGCCGAGGGTACGTTGCCAGGACCTTAGGGTGTTATCGGTTATCAGTGTTCGGTTATCAGGGCTGGCAGTTATCGGGCTTCGGTTATCTGGTGAAGAGCCAAAGATTGGGAAATCGTCAATAAGAAGTTGGCCGGATTGGGGCTGGAGAAGGCCCAGGATGATGTCCACGGTGGTGGTTTTGCCTGATCCGGTGGAGCCGACGAGTCCTACTGTGGTCCTGGCCGGGATGTCCAGATTAAGACCTTTAAGGGCCGGGGAATGGGCGCCTGGATAGGTAAAAGTGATATCATTGAGGGTGATGGATTGTTCAGGAACCAGGGGTGCTAATTTTTCCTGCCTTGTAAGCCCCAGCTCATCCTGAAACTGTCTGATGTCCTGATAAAGGCTGTCCAGGGCAGGCAAAGCAAAACGCAGCTTGCTTAAATGAGAGTAAACAGCCTGCAGAGCAGGCAAAAGCCTGTACCCGGCAAAGGCGTAAACAGCCAGCAGGGGCAGGATGCGGGAAAAATCACCATGGGTCCTGAACAGAAACAGGGCAAGGATAAGAATCCCGCCAAAGGCCATGATTTCCAAAGCAAACCTGGGCAGCTGACTTAGAATGGCATTGGTGGCCTGGTGCCTGGCAAAACGTAAAGACGGATCAACAAACCGGCT
This genomic interval from Desulfonatronovibrio hydrogenovorans DSM 9292 contains the following:
- a CDS encoding four helix bundle protein; the protein is MGEFAKRFEDLEIWQEARRLAVEIYLQFKDCRDFGFRNQIQDASVSVMNNIAEGFERRSRAEFRRFLDIAKGSSGETRSMLYLAQDVGHIDKDTGMRLISEYEVLSKRISSLMATLRRKEGGKVKS
- a CDS encoding ABC transporter ATP-binding protein, which encodes MFKKIHSLLTRKERRRAYLLLCMILVMAFLDTIGVASIMPFMSVLGNPEVVETNPWLNLVYTRLGFTSPRDFLFFLGLIVFVILVLSIAFKALTQYVLLRFTHMRNYSLSCRLFKGYLGRPYTWFLNRHSADLGKSILSEVQQVINGVMIPFMQLLAHGVVAVFLVVLLILVDPVLAVVIALVLGGAYALIYLTIRRYLSRIGTDRVLANKERFQVAQEALGGIKEVKIFGREMPFFSRFVDPSLRFARHQATNAILSQLPRFALEIMAFGGILILALFLFRTHGDFSRILPLLAVYAFAGYRLLPALQAVYSHLSKLRFALPALDSLYQDIRQFQDELGLTRQEKLAPLVPEQSITLNDITFTYPGAHSPALKGLNLDIPARTTVGLVGSTGSGKTTTVDIILGLLQPQSGQLLIDDFPIFGSSPDNRSPITASPDNRTLITDNTLRSWQRTLGYVPQHIYLADDTVAANIAFGIPPQEIDMQAVEKAAKIAELHEFVTTELSKGYNTLVGERGVRLSGGQRQRIGIARALYHDPAVLIFDEATSALDNLTEKAVMQAVHNLGKAKTIILIAHRLSTVEKCDQIFVLEHGHLVAQGTYDELLESNQEFRRMAVVNE